The Oncorhynchus kisutch isolate 150728-3 linkage group LG10, Okis_V2, whole genome shotgun sequence region gacggcctaggaacagtgggttaactgcctgttcaggggcagaacgacagatctgtaccttctcagctcgggattttgaacttgaaaccttccggttactagtccaacactctaaccactaggctaccctgccgccccatcatgtgaagatgctggaggaaacaggcacaaaagtatctatatccacagtaaaacgagtcctatatcaacataacctgaaaggctgctcttCAAGGAACAAGCCACTGCTGCAAAACccaccattaaaaagccagactacggtttgcaactgcacatggggacaaaatatcgtactttttggagaaatgtcctctggtctgatgaaacaaaaataaaactgtttggccataatgaccatcgctatgtttggaggaaaaagggggaggcttgcaagccgaaaaacaccatcccaaccgtgaagcacgggggtggcagcatcatgttgtggggtgctttgctgcaggagggactggtgcacttcacaaaatagatggcgtcatgagaaaggaaaattatgtggatagattgaagcatcatctcaagacatcagtcaggaagttaaagcttggtcacaaatgggtcttctaaatagacaatgaccccaagcatacttccaaagttgtggcaaaatggcttaaggacgacaaattcaaggtattggagtggccatcacaaagtcctgacctcgattctatagaaaatttgtgggcagaactgaaaaagtgtgtgcgtgcaaggaggcctacaaccctgattcagttacaccagctctgtcaggagtaatggaccaaaattcacccaacttattgtgggaagcttgtggaaggctacctgaaatgtttgacccaatttaaaggcaatgctacctaatactaattgagtgtatgtaaacttttgacccactggaaatgtgatgaaagaaataaaagctgaaataaatcattctctccactattattctgacatttcagtcttaaaataaagtgctgatcctaactgacctaagacagggaatttttactaggattaaacgtcaggtattgtgaaaaactgattttaaatgtatttggctaaggtgtatgtaaatttccgacttcatctgtacgtaagtatcaaaagtaaatggaattgataAAAATTtacctaagtatcaaaagtaaaagtatcaaTTGTTTCAaatttcttatattaagcaaaccagatggcacaatgttcttgttttttttattgactgatagccaggggcacactccaacattcagacataatttacaaatgaaacattggtgtttagtgagtccaccaggtcagaggcagtagggatgaccagggatgttctcttgataaagaGTGTGAATTAATGAGCACTTTTGGGTGTcctggaaaatgtatggagtaaaaagtacagtattttctttaggaatgtagtgaagtaaaagtaaaagttgtcaaatgtATAGAtacccaaaaaactacttaagtagtactttaaagtatttttacttgagtactttacaccactggataaGAGCATCAGCTGAATTACTAAACTGTTTCTTTCCCTTCATCAAATGgcaggtgcacagtgcactgtttggACGTGCAGGTATCCTACTTTTTGAAGTCaattgacaatcagatgaaaacatcatgactggttgtgtttatgtcaTATTAAAAGGTAAAACACGTTTACCCTGAAAATAAATGTCTTTACTATTAGGCccataaaaaataaaacaggaagtacctTGAAAAAAAATAGAGACCCCAGAATGTCACGGTATAATTAGCATTCTGGCTTTAAGATAAATCCTGCATTAGTATCAGATGCAAAACATACCAGTGAGCCCTAAATGTCAGGCTCAAAGTACCTGCGTTCTGCATGATATTCTTTTACAGATTTACAGATTAAAAGGAACCTAGGCACGCATATCCACACAGACGCAttctcagacacacacatcagAATAGCACTCATTTTTGCAGACATtcagtacatgcacacacatgcatccTGTCCATTCTTTCCTAGCTCCAAGAAAATGTATTGTGTGATGGTTTGGTTTGATACAGTCACAGATCTCACCACACTGTACACCAGTCAGTGCAGCACTGTCTGTAGATTGTGGCTGGATTCCAAGGGTGACATAATAACCGAGGATGAATGTGAGGCATTGAGCCTATTCACTAATAGTATTGTTGAACATGCACAGGGAATCATCTTACTAATATTACAAATAGGTCATCAATGCTGGTCTAAAGTGACACCCAGAACTGTTCTAGAATGTGTCAAAGGCAATACACAGCTAGAATTACAGTCAGTCTGATCGCCaactgtatctctctgtttcagGGGTAAAGGGGAAACTCGGCCCAACGGGTAAACGTGGCGAGCGGGGTGTCCGGGGTCCAGGGGGGAAGAGAGGTCCTGATGGAGAATGCGGGGACGGGGGCCGACCAGGGCCACCAGGGCCCCTTGGGAAGAAAGGGGACAAGGGCCAGCGAGGACCACTGGGTACGGCAGGCATCTGCAGGTGTGGCAGCCTGGTGCCTAAAGCAGCCTTCTCTGTGGGAATCACCAGCAGTTACCCTGCTGAGAAGGAACCTATCAAGTTCAACAAGGTCCTCTTCAATGAGGGAGGCCACTACAACCCAGAGACGGGTAAGTTCATCTGCGCCTACCCGGGCATCTACTACTTCTCCTATGATATTACCCTGGCCAACAAGCATCTGGCCATCGGGCTGGTGCAGAACGGGCAGTACCGCATCAAGACATTCGATGCCAACACAGGGAACCATGACGTGGCCTCTGGGTCACTTGTGATGTTCCTGAACCCAGAAGACGAGGTGTGGCTGGAGATCTTCTTCAAGGACCAGAATGGCCTGTTTGCAGAAGCAGGGTGGTCTGACAGCCTGTTCTCTGGATTCCTGCTCTATGCAGACACAAACTACATGGACTCACTAGCAGAGGACTACGCATAGTGACTTATAACACTCAATAAAGGACTGAGAGGGCTGAGTTTGTAGCCTCCCCTTGACATATTTACAGTATCTATATTTCAGCATGTATTATTTATATACTATATAACTATGTGGGTGTACAATATGCATGCATATGCAAGCGTGTGTGTATGAGCTTATGTATTGTGTAGTGAgaaacataattttttttaaatgcttgtTTACAATGTTTGTCTGGAGAAAAATGTCTAAGTATCTCAAAGTGATATGTTTCATTAATAAAATTAATAATATGCACTCAGTCGGTAATGAATCTACCCTGTACTCTCTTTTCAAAGTATTGAGTAGTATTAGAGTTGAAAAATATTAGTGTTGAAGGCACAAGTACTATACAGCCAGTGCGGAGatatgatatacagttgaagtcggaagtttgcatacatcttagccaaatacatataaACTCCGTTTTttacaactcctgacatttaatccaagtaaaaattctctgt contains the following coding sequences:
- the LOC109897191 gene encoding complement C1q tumor necrosis factor-related protein 7-like, translating into MGIPGRDGRDGRKGEKGEKGEAGVKGKLGPTGKRGERGVRGPGGKRGPDGECGDGGRPGPPGPLGKKGDKGQRGPLGTAGICRCGSLVPKAAFSVGITSSYPAEKEPIKFNKVLFNEGGHYNPETGKFICAYPGIYYFSYDITLANKHLAIGLVQNGQYRIKTFDANTGNHDVASGSLVMFLNPEDEVWLEIFFKDQNGLFAEAGWSDSLFSGFLLYADTNYMDSLAEDYA